The DNA sequence CCCTGGTGATGCCCTGCCGGGCCTGTACTGCTGCCATCTACTACACATGCATACAGCAGCATACAGTCACCTTTTTCTTGTTGCTGTAAACAGTACTTGCCTTATTGGGTAGGAAGGGGAATCGCCTGAGCCGcagtcagaggaggaggaggggagcgaCACCCCAAATCGACAGGCTGTGAGGAGGAGAAAGCTGCCGGAGAGTGCCACCAGAGCCCCTCCGCAGCCTGAACGTCCTGTGGAAAAGAGGGTGAGTGACCCATAAACTCGGAGCTGAACACTGAGCCCCAACACCGCGACCACACACAGGGTGCAAACTAACGCACAGAGATGCACGCGTGCTCTCATACAAGCGGCAGGACGCGTATCTGTGCACACTCGCTTGGACTATATGAACGCATGCGCATGCCTCCTCAAGTGATTAAAAAATGAGCATAGCAGTTGTCCTCCTTTGTCTGTGCAGCCTGATGAATGGCAGTGCTAGCTGGCAGAAACTGGGCCCGTCTGGGTTAAATATGTTGAATTTTCCTCGGCCCCATGCTAAGGGATTTTGGATTGATTCGTATCTGAGCTTTTGTCTATCACTTTGGCGTGAACGATAATGCAAGCCTTTCCCCCCTGTGTATTATTGGACAGGTTGTGGTTTTGCCAGAAGAGCCACCAGATGATGCTGAGGGGGTGAGTGTTGCCTGTCATGGGGCTGCAGTAAAAATAACTGGAGTTCTTTTTTACCTGTGAGGTAGTACTTAAACTGGAGATGGAAACATTCCGACAACCATAGACACTGGGCTTAATTGAAATGGTCTTACCATTGTTTGCCATAACCAGCAGCTGAGAACATGTGGAGACTAAGGCAAGTGTGTGCAGGACTAAATGTTGAGGAGTTGCTTAGTTGCACATAGTGTGTACATTACACTCTGTTGAACGATTGAAAAAGTAATGCGCACATTTCCATCCTTTCTCAGGTTGTGAGGGTGGCTTTGAGGTGTCCCAGTGGAAGAACAGTCAAGAGGAAATTTCTCAAATCTGACAACTCTCTGGTATTCATCATATCCCTGCCTCCCTTAACTGAGAACATTCAGGCTCTGAATTTTTctaaatctgtttttatttccatcttTCCTGAGCTGTAAAAAGTGTATTATAAATGCTGTCTTGCTAGGTGAAAACTTGTGCTGCGTATTCTCTGGGTGGAGGTGTTAACTTCAAGTTTTATCACACCTCCCCCTGGCCCCTGGTGGTGTTGCATCAGGCTGCCCTATGCATTAATCTGCAGTAACAATGTGTTGACACTAGAGGTCAGTCAAAGATTACACAGGTCTGCAGGTGCAGTTGCACCCATTCTTACACTGGTTACAAGGAAAGTTATAGAATCCAAATTCTTGTGGTGCCGGTGGGGGGTGGAgctaaacatacatttattgacTGAACTGCGACTAGATGGAAAAATAACACTTACTCCTATGATGTGTAGGTCCTCTTGGACTGGATGCTTAAGACTGGGTACCATCCTGCGATCTACACCATCTGTACCTCCTACCCCCGCTGTCCCCTGGATGTGGGCAGGGCCCTTACCCTTGAGGGTGCAGGTATCAAAATGGACACGGTCCTTAATGTGGAGGAGAAGGACCCCTCCATGACCTGAAGAAACAGTGCCAATTCCCCTGGTCTCAAGGGGTATTTCTGAACAGTTTTCCCACGTTTGCCAAAGAGAGCAGGTGATCTGTAAGGACGAAATGGATTGCCAGTGGTAGTGCTGATCGTTACCAGAGTTAGAGTTCCCAGAATGGtctaaatgtgtttctgtgctatATTTTTCTTGAAATTAATTGGCGGTTTTGATGTTTTGATATAtggctcccccacccccaagtaaataaaaaatgggtttTGTTCAGTTCCTTGAAAAACACTACAAGTATTACGAGCCAGTGACCTGctgcagtttacgatcaaaaGTACTTTAATTTGTTCAAATACACCAAAGAAGATGCAATCACTTCATgacaaatatacagaaaaagATACAGTAAACACAATCGGTAAGATTAGACAAAGGAAAGGGGGCAGGTTAAGCAAGGGGTTCTTACACATGAAAGCATACACTCCCAAAAAGGAAGAGGTCTCTCCTTCCATTTAAGCATTCATTCCCACATAGTATAGTGTTTGGTGAAGtaaagaggggagaaagggaaaagcTTGTGCATCATTATAAAATACTGTAGTTCACATGCCTGGCATTGCCaactcaaaatgtaaaattttccAGTGAGGttgaaaaaaaagctaattgtCACGTAGTTCTCTCTCAGTTTTTAAGTAATGTACAGCTCATGAACATAAAAGGACATTACTACGAATAGTATACAGCAGGCAATGTTTGACCGTTGAGCCCAAGGACGAGGTGTTGCGGTACCGAGACACAGGgcagtttgtatgtgtgtactaAATGCTTATGGTGTATATGGCACACTTTGGTCCATGTTAGTGCTTTCATGTTGTATCGGATCCCACTTGGTAATATATGGTTCGtcgtgatttttcttttttttttttttttttttgcgttgtcTTGGCGCGGTCCTACACCAGGTCATGTGACGTTTATAGGAAGTAGTCGGGGGTGCGTCTGGTGACGTGGGGCTCTCCGCGGCGAGGCGCAGGGTCAAACTGAAGGCTGTGGTAAGAGGAGACAAAGCAGAGTGAGCAGCTCTGACTGGAGCACACAAAACACTTTCTGCACACTTCACCCGACCTATAATCATTTtcatctgctttgtttgcttATTACCAAACACACCTATACATCTCAGCATGGACAAACCACTTTGATTCTGAACTAAAAGTTTGAATCCAAAATACTTAGAAATATTGCCTGAAAATCTTCTAGTATGATTAACTCCATATTTTCCTCACATGGTAATGTTTTCTGTGATAAATGAGAAACTGAAAGAAAGTTAGGAGGTGTAAAACTTTTCTTACAAAGAGTATTTAAGAGTGTCGTCCAGTTCCATGATGGCGGCTTGGTTGCCACAGCGATAGCAGTAGTTTGGCGCACTGAAAATGGTGACGACGTTTCTGTCATGACACCAGTTGTAACCCTGGAAGGGGACAAAATTTCGTTATTCCAGTAAAATCTAAATATGGTAATCGCTTCACACCCAGCAATGCATTTGTGTCACCACACAAATAACACTATTCATGGTCCAGTCCTGACTAAACAAACTGTCAGCACTGCatgaaatgttaaaacaaaaagtacACGTGCATTATTGGGACAGCGACACATTACAATTATTCACCATCTTAGcacaaataaagagaaaaggaagTATGTTTTTTgagctgcttttaaaatatttcccccCCCGTTCGTTCAACAGTCACTGTCTTGTTGGCCACAAACAGAGAGTATTCAAGGAAAATGATGCGAGACTTCATGAAAGACCAATTAATCGCTTCTCCTTAAGTCACAAGACTATTCTGTGGGCAGTTTATCCTCAATTCATTTAGACAGAAAATGGTACCATCCCACAGTCGTTGGCTTTCAACAGACACATCCCTATCACcatgtataaatacatattacaGGGAGGCCTTGATTCACAACTTAAGTGTGTGACTTCCTTGCACTGGGGATTCTATCAATCGTTATTTCATGCGCTGTTCATCCTTTCAActaattttataaatgtatcGTTATTATGAGGAGCAGGAAGACAGCACAACTTAAACTTGCAACCATTCATCAAAAAAACCTATCCTCATCTAAATGAATAAAGTAGTTTCTATATCGGGTAGGTCATGCAGACCTACCATGCCCTGAATGTGTGCCCCTTTAGTTAATCCCCAGAAATCTTGGCAACAGTGGTAGGAACAGTGGCAGCTGGATCTGGGGCTTATGAGGTCATGGGTCTGATCCGAGCCACCAATCAAAATCCAAAAGAGTGCTTTCGTGCCCTCCCACAGAACCCAAGCTCCCAACCAGACAAGCTTACTCAAGTCTGACTGGTCAATAATTGGGCGAATACCACTGCGGGGTATAGCAGGAAGGGGCCGGGCTCACCTCCATGACGAGCTGGTGGGCGCGGGACACGAGAGTGAGGCCGTTGGCGTGGTTGAAGGTTTCGGAGATGTCCTGTCCGAAGGTGTATCCAGCCCCTCGGGGGGAGATCCCCCAGCCCCCACGATCGTCGGGGTCCGACCACAGGAGGTCGCACATGGGCCCCTGGAATGCATTCCGGAAAGTTACACCGCTTGTTTTATAACAATTATATCAATAACACCCTCTACCCCAACCCGCCATTACGTACTGTCGCTTGTTTTGGAACTCCAGTGTCAAAACGAACGCGTACGAAACGATACCCATGAACTCTGCGTCTGCCCTCAGTCTGCCCCCGTACTGACACCGCCCCCATACTGACATGCCCCCATACTGACACCTCGGCCGTACTGACACCTCGGCCGTACTGACACCGCGCCCTCTCTGCAGCGAGAGCAGGCGGAGGAGTTTCTGCCCGTGACTGACCTCGTGTGGGACCTCTTGAAGACGGTCCAGAGCTCGGATGTGATCCAGTGTGTCTATCGAGGGAGAAAGGCCACCGTGCAGGCAGAATATCtgatgggagagagggagggaaggggagagaaagacattGGCAGATTGGTGACAGGCACGTTAAACTTAAAAGTACAATCGAGGAGTCAAgcaaatgaaattttattttttgcccccAAACAACCCTGATATTTAATCTCTCATTCCGGAACGTGCAGCGGTATTTGTAAGCCTACCTTGTCGCTGTAGTGCATTATGTCAAGTCAAGAAAGagcacacagcaaaaacagaaGCCTTGAGaataatacatacacatattacacacacacagcattgaTGGAATAAGCCTACAATACTTCACTTGTAATAAATTCTTGTATGAACTTAACAGAAAAAACAATAGCACATTCAGTACAAGTGACCTCACATAGTTTATCCTTGGGAGTTAGTGTCCGTTTCATTgacttgagactcttaattaaGAGCCAGGTCGTAGTCTCCCCCAGGTGAGCTGCAATGCATTCCTGTGTCTTCCGAATAAATTGGAATTAACATGCAGCTGGGCTCACCTGTCCGTCTACCAGGGCTGTCAGGGGAAGATAGTCAAAGAGGTCTGTGAAGTACTTCCACACGTTGGCGTTGCCGTACTTCCTCAGGCACTCGTCGTAGAAGCCGTACACCTGTGTGATCTGCCTGCTCTCGTGGTTTCCCCTCAATATCGTGATGCGTTCTGGGTAACGAACCTGGAGGTGAACAACGGAATTGAACACTTGTGACTAGGCCGTCCCAAAAAAGAATACGATACGTGGGCAAGGCTATGGTGACTTGTGCTTGGCTGTGAATAACTCCCAGCCAACACTGGCTGGATTTGATCTCTTTTGGGTGGACCAAAGAGAATCAGACACACAACACCTGAGCGAGAACATGACATTTTCTGCTTCCCTCTCGCTGCTGGATAATTTCACTGGCTTCAATTCCGAAGGCAGCTCACCTTTAACGCGACAAGAAGCGACACTGTTTCCACCGAGTAGTAGCCTCTGTCCACGTAGTCGCCCATGAACAGGTAGTTGGTGTCGGGGGACTTTCCCCCGATTCTGAAGAGCTCCATGAGGTCATGGAACTGACCGTGGACGTCTCCACAGACAGTGACAGGGCAGCGGACCTCCTGCACATTTGACTCCTTGGTCAGGATCTCCTTGGCCTGGGGAGAAGCACAGAAGAACGGGCATGGCTTAATAGTGGTGAGTGCAACACCAACTGCACACAGGGTCACATCTGCCGCTGTATAATTCACAGTTGGTGAAATTTAATTGTCTTGTACAACCAGGTATAGCCTATATCTTTTTGGATCTTATCCAATtctaacaaaagaaaaaatggaatCCGACACTGTGTAACTGGCAGAAATCAGGCTTGTCTTTTCATTGCACCTAAAAAATACTGCAATGGCAAAAACTGTACCCTGACTAATATACAAAAAGAATCCAGCTTACACAGGCTTTCAGTAAATTTCAAATGCATGTGAAGCTGCATGTCCCTAAACTAATgaccaaaatacaaaatagaaaaaagaaaataataaaatttaaaaaattaggaAAGGGCTGCATAATTGCCTGTTGCGACTGCAGATCGGTTTGAGTGCCAGAGACTCTAGGCTATAAAATGTTATTCCATTGTTTAGATCCAAAAAAGATTATATCAGTTTTTGAATGGCCGTAAATCTAGTTTAGGTATTTGCACATCCAACGAGACGCTTTGCCAAAGCGCCGTTAGCCGAGCTAGTGCACGGGCGCCAGTATTTCCGTGGTGCCACGCGAAAGTGCATCTCCATGGAGACCTCTCTGCAGAGCAGCCCCACCCTTTTTCCTAGAAGCTTGAGAAGGAGGGTGTTTGTACACAGCAGAGCCCATCATGCAGGCATAGACCTGAAACACAGGACCTGCGTGCTGAACAGCACAGGCGGATTAGAACCAAGGCTGTGGCTGTTATTACAGCTGACCTGTGGATTCAACAGCAATATGTTAACAATCTAGGCAACTTGAAGGCTGGTGAGTTGAGCTAGGCACGTCAATTGGTCAGAGAAAGGCACCATGGAATAAATGACAATCCAtacaattaatgttttttttaagggcgAGCAATACTAGCAAAATTGAGCCAAGATCAAAGTGATATGTACAATTCTGCATTATGGACATAGTGAAACCAGGTGCAAGAGGAATATATGGGTTATATACACAGACATGTGGTAAACAtgactgtgtttactgtgtatTATCCTCCATGGTGTCCATATATGGCAGTGAAACAAGATTACTGATCAGCATGTAATCTTAAAACCAAGTGGACATACTTCACATAAACACCTAGCCAAAACAATCATGTGCCATTATGCCATTTTCCCATGTGTTACTTACTCTATAAATGTTAGATTATGTTTAGGTCTATCTTTAATTATGGAAGTCTTGTGGAGTGATGCCATTAAGACATCAAAACCAAGGCCAAGGGCAAAGAGGAAATTAAATGCTGGAAAGTTTTAAGGACCATCAGAAAGGACCAACAATCAGCAACAGCATCAGCATTGTGGGACCCAGTCCCACATAGATACGTTTTGTGTGTGGACTATTTCAGAGCTACTTCAAAATCATTTCGCAGACTGCTGTGGTAAAGCTCCCACATGAGTATGAGTGCGCATAATGTTGTGTATTCTTATATGcatttccattctttttttgtatattaCTGCTATCTAAATGTTTCAGGGAGTAGAGAGCACAAGCTACTCTCTTCATTTCACTATTGGCTTGACTGGCCTCCCTCTCGATCAGTTACGGTGCCtgattgccatggtaacagatTGCTTCTTCGGAGATATTTAGTCTGGTTCACTGCCGGTGTGACAGAAATGTCCAATGATAACTTGTCCTCCCAGTGTCCGAATGCAAATCTTATATAATTGTGGAAACCGATTGTAAATCAATACGCACAACTCTCCCATTGATAACCTTACATCTACTTGACAGTTACAGTTACTTTCGCTCTGAAGATAATTATTTCTGCAGTCCAGGTTTGAAAAGTCACATTCCCTGCAGAATTCCAACAAAACCTTATGGCGAGTCTGGATACAAATTCATCACCAAATATAAACATAAGCAGAATAGTGCCAACCAAGCTCTTTATTTGAATGTAAATCCCcttcaagaaaaatatattttcgaTGTACTGCCTTaataccaaaaaacaaaacgactGGTATTACATATGTGAATAGCAATAAGgtggaaaacaaaaacgaatctttcaacaaaacaacaaaaaagataGTGAACTTGATCCAAGTTGAGTGCACAATTTCGGTATatgaatgaggaaaaaaaagtgggatttaaaaaaaaactgacagcatGAGAAAGATCCtacttgtctttttaaaaacaactgtcAGAACCAATTTGGCATCAATCACTGATGTATGCCCATCGTGTGACGTAATGGAGCAAACCAGAAAgcttaaaatgtaatgtaatcctaCTTGACAACAGCCTATACTGTAGTACTAGTTCCACTTTGTGGAAATACACTTTGTAGCAGTCGCGTGGAGTGTCTTC is a window from the Anguilla rostrata isolate EN2019 chromosome 14, ASM1855537v3, whole genome shotgun sequence genome containing:
- the ubxn8 gene encoding UBX domain-containing protein 8 isoform X2 encodes the protein MTASKTIVVFGIVSLSLFCFASVKNSNMGRGLFLLGLSGWLVSVLYPWLRPSSPSPRNRREVPDEEVKRKRDLARKEQQKKHLEKATSYEESVLRPRNEFRLRQREERFYRMTGEAWKLTQGQPLGEGESPEPQSEEEEGSDTPNRQAVRRRKLPESATRAPPQPERPVEKRVVVLPEEPPDDAEGVVRVALRCPSGRTVKRKFLKSDNSLVLLDWMLKTGYHPAIYTICTSYPRCPLDVGRALTLEGAGIKMDTVLNVEEKDPSMT
- the ubxn8 gene encoding UBX domain-containing protein 8 isoform X1: MTASKTIVVFGIVSLSLFCFASVKNSNMGVRGALLFAGRGLFLLGLSGWLVSVLYPWLRPSSPSPRNRREVPDEEVKRKRDLARKEQQKKHLEKATSYEESVLRPRNEFRLRQREERFYRMTGEAWKLTQGQPLGEGESPEPQSEEEEGSDTPNRQAVRRRKLPESATRAPPQPERPVEKRVVVLPEEPPDDAEGVVRVALRCPSGRTVKRKFLKSDNSLVLLDWMLKTGYHPAIYTICTSYPRCPLDVGRALTLEGAGIKMDTVLNVEEKDPSMT
- the ubxn8 gene encoding UBX domain-containing protein 8 isoform X3 encodes the protein MQTTDFYDQDQIRVRGALLFAGRGLFLLGLSGWLVSVLYPWLRPSSPSPRNRREVPDEEVKRKRDLARKEQQKKHLEKATSYEESVLRPRNEFRLRQREERFYRMTGEAWKLTQGQPLGEGESPEPQSEEEEGSDTPNRQAVRRRKLPESATRAPPQPERPVEKRVVVLPEEPPDDAEGVVRVALRCPSGRTVKRKFLKSDNSLVLLDWMLKTGYHPAIYTICTSYPRCPLDVGRALTLEGAGIKMDTVLNVEEKDPSMT
- the ppp2cb gene encoding serine/threonine-protein phosphatase 2A catalytic subunit beta isoform isoform X1, which translates into the protein MEEKVFTKELDQWVEQLNECKQLTENQVRTLCEKAKEILTKESNVQEVRCPVTVCGDVHGQFHDLMELFRIGGKSPDTNYLFMGDYVDRGYYSVETVSLLVALKVRYPERITILRGNHESRQITQVYGFYDECLRKYGNANVWKYFTDLFDYLPLTALVDGQIFCLHGGLSPSIDTLDHIRALDRLQEVPHEGPMCDLLWSDPDDRGGWGISPRGAGYTFGQDISETFNHANGLTLVSRAHQLVMEGYNWCHDRNVVTIFSAPNYCYRCGNQAAIMELDDTLKYSFLQFDPAPRRGEPHVTRRTPDYFL
- the ppp2cb gene encoding serine/threonine-protein phosphatase 2A catalytic subunit beta isoform isoform X2, whose translation is MEEKVFTKELDQWVEQLNECKQLTENQVRTLCEKAKEILTKESNVQEVRCPVTVCGDVHGQFHDLMELFRIGGKSPDTNYLFMGDYVDRGYYSVETVSLLVALKVRYPERITILRGNHESRQITQVYGFYDECLRKYGNANVWKYFTDLFDYLPLTALVDGQIFCLHGGLSPSIDTLDHIRALDRLQEVPHEVSHGQKLLRLLSLQRGRGVSTAEVSVRPRCQYGGILRADAEFMGIVSYAFVLTLEFQNKRQYVMAGWGRGCY